In Calothrix sp. PCC 7507, one DNA window encodes the following:
- a CDS encoding ABC transporter substrate-binding protein, whose amino-acid sequence MNNADKNQWNRREFLLGMGTTAAGMALSSCAISGDRSAKGLTEEALAIKPVVRSQDLEKPDLTVGYVPVNDCAPFAIAWKKGFFRKYGLNVKLNREASWATSRDGVIFGRLDASPVVSGAVTNARIGAEGARHASLCAAMTIHRHGNAMTMNKAMWDFGLRPWYEYQQNYGDGALEAFGRDFRGYFDKQPPERKVWAVVLSSAIYEYFVRYLSAAAGVDPLKEFRVIIVPPPQMVTNVRIGAMQAYMVAEPWNTRAIKGNEGIGFTFAQGKEVWLGHPDRLLGVMESFIDNYPKTYRSLVKAMIEACQYCSKPENHQEVAELLTERSFTGAKPKKPGAPITKFTGPGILGNYNYGGFDGKDRTIKAADTTIFYDIPDNLPKQPGEHSTFLWRSRSIWLMTQAARWGQIKEIPRNAHKIAEAGWRTDIYRDIATEMGIECPQEDYKVEPAEVFIDKKAFDPSDPVGYLNSFAIRANAPSNFFMS is encoded by the coding sequence ATGAATAACGCCGACAAAAATCAGTGGAATCGACGGGAATTTCTTTTAGGTATGGGAACAACAGCCGCAGGAATGGCGCTGTCTTCCTGTGCCATTTCCGGAGACAGATCAGCCAAAGGACTAACTGAAGAAGCGTTAGCTATTAAACCAGTGGTGAGATCCCAAGACTTAGAAAAGCCCGATCTCACTGTAGGATATGTTCCCGTTAATGATTGTGCGCCATTTGCGATCGCCTGGAAAAAAGGCTTCTTCCGCAAATATGGTTTAAACGTCAAACTCAACCGCGAAGCCAGTTGGGCTACATCCCGCGATGGCGTAATTTTTGGTCGATTGGATGCCTCACCAGTCGTATCAGGTGCCGTCACAAACGCCAGAATCGGTGCAGAAGGCGCACGCCACGCCTCCTTATGTGCCGCAATGACAATTCATCGCCACGGTAACGCCATGACGATGAACAAAGCCATGTGGGATTTTGGGCTGCGTCCCTGGTACGAATATCAACAAAACTATGGTGATGGCGCATTAGAAGCCTTTGGGCGCGATTTTCGCGGCTACTTTGACAAGCAGCCCCCAGAACGCAAAGTTTGGGCGGTAGTCCTAAGTTCTGCCATTTACGAATACTTTGTCCGCTACCTATCTGCTGCCGCAGGTGTTGATCCCCTCAAAGAGTTTCGCGTCATCATCGTTCCACCTCCCCAAATGGTGACAAACGTCCGCATTGGTGCGATGCAAGCCTACATGGTAGCGGAACCTTGGAATACTAGAGCCATTAAAGGTAATGAAGGTATTGGCTTTACCTTCGCCCAAGGTAAAGAAGTCTGGTTAGGACATCCAGACAGACTATTAGGAGTGATGGAATCTTTCATTGACAATTATCCTAAAACCTACCGTTCCCTGGTCAAGGCGATGATTGAAGCCTGTCAATATTGCAGCAAACCAGAAAATCACCAAGAAGTTGCTGAACTGCTGACAGAACGCTCCTTTACTGGTGCAAAACCCAAAAAGCCTGGTGCCCCCATCACGAAGTTTACAGGGCCAGGAATTTTGGGTAATTACAATTATGGTGGGTTTGATGGCAAAGACCGCACTATCAAAGCTGCTGACACCACAATTTTCTATGACATCCCTGACAACCTGCCCAAACAGCCAGGAGAACATTCCACATTTCTCTGGAGATCCCGGAGTATCTGGTTAATGACACAGGCGGCTCGCTGGGGACAAATCAAAGAAATTCCCAGAAATGCCCATAAAATCGCCGAAGCAGGCTGGAGAACAGACATTTATCGAGATATAGCGACTGAAATGGGCATTGAGTGTCCCCAGGAAGATTACAAAGTAGAACCAGCAGAAGTCTTCATTGACAAAAAAGCCTTTGATCCTAGCGATCCAGTTGGCTATTTAAATAGTTTCGCCATTAGAGCCAACGCTCCCTCTAACTTTTTCATGTCTTAG
- a CDS encoding ABC transporter ATP-binding protein: MNYTSLPINTDNQVMPRTGFLEIENLVKSYPTPDKDNFVVLDGVNLTIDEDEYISVIGHSGCGKSTLLKIIGGFEKATSGSVRLDGQEIRKPGADRMMVFQNYSLLPWLTVRENVRLAVDEVLKNANRAEKISIVNEHLAMVNLTAAADKYPDEISGGMKQRVGIARALAIRPKMLLMDEPFGALDALTRGKLQRQVLDIWENHRQAVMMITHDVDEAIYMSDRIVLMTNGPAATIGEILEVPFSHPRDRATMRNSKEYFELRNHALNFLDRYFTQDE; encoded by the coding sequence ATGAACTATACATCATTACCAATTAATACTGATAACCAAGTTATGCCGCGTACTGGATTCCTAGAAATTGAAAATTTAGTCAAGTCTTATCCGACACCAGATAAAGATAATTTTGTGGTTCTTGATGGCGTTAATCTTACGATTGATGAAGATGAATATATTTCTGTAATTGGACACTCTGGTTGTGGGAAGTCAACCTTATTAAAAATTATTGGTGGTTTTGAAAAAGCAACTTCCGGTTCAGTGCGCCTAGACGGGCAAGAAATTCGGAAGCCGGGGGCAGACAGAATGATGGTATTTCAGAATTATTCCCTATTACCTTGGTTAACAGTTAGAGAAAATGTCCGATTAGCCGTGGATGAAGTGTTAAAAAATGCCAATCGTGCCGAGAAAATTAGCATTGTGAACGAACACTTGGCAATGGTAAACTTAACGGCGGCAGCTGACAAATATCCTGATGAAATTTCTGGAGGTATGAAACAGCGAGTAGGAATTGCTAGAGCCTTGGCAATTCGCCCAAAAATGTTGCTGATGGATGAACCATTTGGGGCTTTAGATGCCTTAACTAGAGGTAAATTACAGCGGCAAGTCTTAGATATTTGGGAAAATCATCGGCAGGCAGTGATGATGATTACCCATGATGTAGATGAGGCAATTTATATGTCCGATCGCATCGTATTAATGACTAATGGGCCAGCGGCAACAATTGGGGAAATATTAGAAGTGCCATTTTCTCATCCACGCGATCGCGCTACCATGCGAAACTCTAAAGAATATTTTGAACTCCGCAACCACGCCCTGAATTTTCTCGATCGATATTTCACTCAAGATGAGTAA
- a CDS encoding universal stress protein codes for MLVRLQSTLGRNDLTEQMVLLPEPNKPQTAESVNLIVAYDASPKSHAALDIAFWIAHQTRLATNAQVTVQAVYVVEENYNNQYPDIYHSAKYLPTLECPVSNLSKSVTSVLTQPKLSAITPQLQDKLLAPLQEADRIIWQARSLAEEWQGSFKSHLRFGDVGTELRKVVELEAADILFLGCRSVNHPIIKTLGADFPSAVLGIPNCIDD; via the coding sequence ATGTTAGTTCGTCTACAAAGCACATTAGGACGTAACGACTTAACTGAGCAAATGGTATTGCTCCCAGAGCCGAACAAACCTCAAACGGCAGAATCAGTTAACTTAATCGTAGCTTATGATGCTTCTCCTAAAAGTCACGCCGCCCTAGACATTGCTTTCTGGATTGCCCACCAAACCCGTTTAGCCACCAACGCCCAAGTCACAGTCCAGGCCGTTTATGTGGTAGAAGAAAATTACAATAATCAGTATCCGGATATTTATCATTCAGCAAAATATCTACCGACATTAGAGTGTCCAGTCAGCAATTTATCAAAATCTGTTACATCCGTATTAACACAACCTAAACTGAGTGCAATTACACCACAATTACAAGATAAGTTGTTAGCTCCCCTCCAAGAAGCCGACAGAATTATCTGGCAAGCACGAAGTCTAGCTGAGGAATGGCAGGGTTCCTTTAAATCTCATCTACGGTTTGGTGATGTTGGTACAGAATTGAGAAAAGTCGTGGAATTAGAAGCTGCTGATATTCTATTTCTCGGCTGTAGATCAGTCAATCATCCGATTATCAAGACACTAGGTGCCGATTTTCCTAGTGCTGTATTAGGTATTCCCAATTGTATAGATGACTAA